A stretch of DNA from Francisella uliginis:
TAGATCCAAGTATTTTTGCATATATCTCAGATAACCTTGGTTGGGATATTACTAAAATCACAAATACTTTAAATAAGAAAAGTGGTCTTTTGGGTATCTGTGGACATAATGATATGCGTGAAGTTTCTGAACTTGCTGCAAAAGGAGATGATCTAGCAAAATTGGCTATAGAGATTTTTTGTCATAGAGTTGCTAAGTTTGTCGCAAGCTACATGGTTTATTTTGAAAATTTTGATGCTCTTGTATTTACAGGAGGTATTGGTGAGAATGCGATTAACATTCGTGAGAATATTGTTTCAAAGCTAAATAACCTTGGCTTTGAAATTGATAGTGGCAAGAACGATAAATCTGATCTATTTATAAACTCAGGAAGCAGCCATAAAATAATGGTTATAGCAACTAATGAAGAATTGATGATAGCTCAAGATACACAAAACTTAATATAAGAGAATATTATGAAAAAGTCTATATTTATATTACCAACATCAAAACATACTGGCTTGCGAGTTTTAGCAAGTAGTTTAGGTCTATCTCTGCAACAGAAAGGTCTTAAGGTTGATTTTTTCCATCCTATCTATGATATGGAAATGTCAGTAGAGCAAATAGAGGAATATTTATTAAATGATCGTATAAAAGATTATGTTGAACTGGTATTGAGTAGATTTTATGAAAAATGTCAAGAGTCAGACTTTATAATTGTCTCAGGGTTATTTAGACAAGGTAGAAGCTCACATAAGTTGTATCCCATTAATGTTGTTGTTAATCAACTTAATATTGAACTTATAAAAGCATTGAATGCTGATGTAATAATAACCGCATACCATGGTAATAAGCCTATTTATGATATCAATGATGAACTTAACTATGCAGTTAAAGGAATTCCAAAGAAAATAAAAATAATTGGTGCAATAATCACAAAGTTAAATGCCCCTTATGATAGTGATGGTAAAGTTAGTTTTAGTTTGACAGATGAAAGTACCACTACTCAAGAGCATGGCCATATAACTAGAGAGCAACTTGAGCAGCTACCAGTATTTGCACAGAAGGGATTGAATTTAATAGGAGTTGTAGATTGGAATAAGGAAAGGACTTTTCCTCGAGTATTAGATATTAAAAATACTCTTAATCTGAATGTTCTATCTAATGTAAGTTTAGATGCTCGTGTTGAGAAAGTTATGATGTGTTCTAGAGGGGTTGATAATTTTGTAAATGATCTAACCCCAAATTCTCTAGTTATAACTTCTGCCGATCGTTCAGATATTTTAGTAACAGTATGTTTAGCTGTACAAAATGGTATGAAAATTGCTGGGATAGTTCTAACAGCTGAGGAAAATATTTATCAAGAAGTAAAGAAAAATGTTAAACAATTATGTGTTGAAACAGCTGAAAAAGCTGGTTTTGCGATACTTACAACAAAGAGTAAAAGTGTTAACACTATTCTTAAAATCGCTAATATTGATTTAATGGGAATCCCCGTTGATGATAAAGAAAGAATTCAAAAGGTAAAAGAAGTTATATCAAGTTCATTGGACAGAGAAAAAATAATCACAGCGATAACTTCTAGTGATATTAAAGAGGAGGTTATGTCGCCTCCAGCATTTAGATATCATTTGTTAAAGATGGCAAGAAGAGCTAAAAAGCGTATTATTTTACCAGAGAGTTATGAGCCAAGAACTCTACAAGCTGCAAAAAATTGCCATGAACAGGGCTTAGCGGAATGTGTATTAATTGGTGATAGAGAAAAGATTAATAAGGTTGCTGAGTTAAATGGGTTTTGTTTGCCTAATGATATTGAAATTGTAACAATTGATACTACTACTGAAGAGAGATATTTAGATGCTCTAGTTGAGCTACGTAAGCATAAAGGTCTGTCTAGAAGTATGGCAAAAGATGCTCTTAAAAATCCGATAATAGTTGCAACTCTTATGTTATATCTTGGTGAGGTTGATGGTTTAGTATCAGGAGCAGAGCATACTACAGCAGATGTTTTAAGACCTGCTTTACAACTTATCAAAACTAAGCCAAATATTTCTCTAGTTTCATCGGTATTTTTTATGTGTATGCCCGATGAGGTTATAGTTTTTGGAGATTGTGCAGTAAATCAAGATCCTACAGCAGAGCAGTTGGTTGATATAGCGATTCAAAGTGCAGAGTCAGCAAAGAAATTTAATATTGAACCACGTGTTGCAATGATTAGCTATAGTACTGGAAATTCAGGTTCTGGAGAACAAGTAGAGAAAGTTCGTGCAGCTACAGAAATGCTCAAGCAAAAAGCACCAGAATTATTAGTCGATGGACCATTACAATATGATGCTGCGATGATAGAGAGTGTGGCGAATAAAAAAGCTCCTAATAGTCCAGTTGCAGGTAAGGCAACGGTTTTAATATTTCCTGATTTAAATACAGGTAATACTGTATATAAAGCTGTACAAAGAAGTGCTAATGTTTTAAGTATCGGCCCTGTTTTACAAGGTATTAATAAGCCAGTAAATGATCTTTCAAGAGGGGCAACAGTTGATGATATAACCTATACGATTGCAATTACAGCTATTCAATCTATATAATTTGTTTATAGAAGTCTAAAAGAAGAAAAGTATTATGAAGAAAATATTTTTAGTCTTATTTGTTATTGGTTTGTCGGGGTGTGTATCTGTTAGTTTTAATCAACCGAATCCTGGAAATAGATATAATACAACTAGATATTAACCTAATATTTGGATAATAATGGAGGAAATAGCTATGAATAAACTATTAAAGAAAGTTTTACAAAAATATTCATATACTGGAAAAAATAGTTTTGAGCTAATTAATCCAGCAACAGGTGAACTTATATGTCAGCTTGAACAAAAAAGTTCACAATATGTTAAAGATAGTATTTTAGTTTCAAAGCATACACAAAATGTTTTTAAAGAGAAATGCGCTATTGATAAGTCAAAGATTTTATCCAAGTGGTATGATCTAGTAATAGAGAATATAGATTACTTAGCAGAGATTATTACTTTAGAAAGTGGTAAACCCTTAGCTGAATCAAAGGGAGAGGTTCAGTATGGAGCAAACTTTATTAGATGGTATGCTGAAAAAGCAAATAGAATAGATTCGCGTATATATGATCCTAATATTAAAGATGCAGAAGGTAGAGTTGATTATCAGCCTGTAGGTGTTGTAGCTGCGATAACTCCATGGAACTTTCCTTTCGCTATGATTACACGAAAAGCAGCTCCGGCAATTGCAGCAGGCTGTAGTGTAATACTTAAACCATCTGAGTTGACACCTTTAGCTGCCTTTGCTGCAAGAGAACTACTTATAGAAGCAGGAGCAGATGAAAACCTCTTACAG
This window harbors:
- the pta gene encoding phosphate acetyltransferase gives rise to the protein MKKSIFILPTSKHTGLRVLASSLGLSLQQKGLKVDFFHPIYDMEMSVEQIEEYLLNDRIKDYVELVLSRFYEKCQESDFIIVSGLFRQGRSSHKLYPINVVVNQLNIELIKALNADVIITAYHGNKPIYDINDELNYAVKGIPKKIKIIGAIITKLNAPYDSDGKVSFSLTDESTTTQEHGHITREQLEQLPVFAQKGLNLIGVVDWNKERTFPRVLDIKNTLNLNVLSNVSLDARVEKVMMCSRGVDNFVNDLTPNSLVITSADRSDILVTVCLAVQNGMKIAGIVLTAEENIYQEVKKNVKQLCVETAEKAGFAILTTKSKSVNTILKIANIDLMGIPVDDKERIQKVKEVISSSLDREKIITAITSSDIKEEVMSPPAFRYHLLKMARRAKKRIILPESYEPRTLQAAKNCHEQGLAECVLIGDREKINKVAELNGFCLPNDIEIVTIDTTTEERYLDALVELRKHKGLSRSMAKDALKNPIIVATLMLYLGEVDGLVSGAEHTTADVLRPALQLIKTKPNISLVSSVFFMCMPDEVIVFGDCAVNQDPTAEQLVDIAIQSAESAKKFNIEPRVAMISYSTGNSGSGEQVEKVRAATEMLKQKAPELLVDGPLQYDAAMIESVANKKAPNSPVAGKATVLIFPDLNTGNTVYKAVQRSANVLSIGPVLQGINKPVNDLSRGATVDDITYTIAITAIQSI